TTGAATTAgcttttattttttatcaaaattAATGACATTCACACAACCCATCATAAAAGGCACCTCTTTGACCAGTATACATCAGAATATGCCAAGCAAAGACTTTGGTAATAAAAATAACAGCAATTTACTTGGAACCTTCCATAATTATGATATTCTAAAAGGAATACCATGTGCATGGCTTTGTACTTATCAAGCATTTGAACTGTGGAACAAACGTCTAATTAGAAGACATAATATGTATGCCAATGCAAGTAACTGCAGCCCTAGTAAACAAGCCATGCATTCTTATGCAGGTAACTTTCTACCGCTCCAAACCCTGTCACTCAACAAAAAGGAAGAACTCAAGCATTCTAGCTGCAATATTCAAGCTCTCACAAACAATTCATACAAAAAGGAAAACACTAACATACATTCAAGCCAGGAGGGTTCAACACAATGCAATCCACCAGACAAACCTGTGGTATATTATTTACAAGGACACTATCCTGATACATTCACAGAATATTTAGAAAATTGAGTCAGTTGTGGATGCCTCGAGTTAAAATACAGTACTGTTGTTTTTTATGCACCATAAAATCAAACTAAATGTCATGGTCCTTGTAATAATTTGATTTAAAAATGTCACAAATGACAATAGCTATTTTCAAATGAAATAGAACTGAGAAAATGTGGTCTGCCGTTTCTAAGGAAAATGACTGAACAAATGTACAACAAAATGTTACTCTCATAAGTGCTTCCTTATGAACCTGGATCTGAAGACAGTTATGGTAACTAACATCTACAGAATATTCTTGTTATCAGAAGCTACAATTTATTGTTTCACAAACAAACCTTTGACAAAATTTTGAGGAAGTATCTGACCTCTAAAGTCCTCTGTGACACTCTGCTGTGAAATGCTCAAGAATAGAGATAGATTGCATGCATCAGTCCCCAAATATCCACAGGATGTTCACGCCTGATAGGCCCAGATTTACTCTCCTGTAAAAAGACAGACGAGTACAACTTATGTGCAATTAAAACACTCATGTTTTACATAGAGATTGATTGTCAATGTGGTCTTGACAAGTTCACTTTACTAAAGTGGCACAGCAGCACATTATCACAAAGAGCTTATTACAGTGCCCATCATGAGTCAATGATGGCACATTGGACTGGGAAGTTTAAATACAGTGGAATAGTTGGGAGTACTCACCCCAGCATCCCAGACTCCTTGGTTTTGATGACGAAGAGGAACATGAGAACAGTGTGGAACAGGTTGTTCCTTCCCTGGGAGCACAATCAGAGGGGACTCAAATGAATGGAGCACATGTGGTTTTTGACAGATACATCTCACTCACTAAAGGCATGACCAAAAAGGCCATACGGTCAAAAGAGGCAGAGATTGGCTCTTACCTTGGGCAGGCTGTAGACATGGCCCTGGTAGATAAGTTGGTAGTGCGGGGGATTGGTGCTACTTTGGTGAATGCAGAAGAGGTTTTCATTCGTCACGTCTACTTAAGAAACAAGAGCGGGGTATCAGTGAAGAATAGAAGAAGAACGATGTCCattctgtgtgtgttgtgctgcTCGGCCTTACCAGGTTTGTCTGGCGTCTGGGTGAAGTGCTGCGAGGTGAAGGTCTTTCCGTCGGGGTACTTGGGGTGAGGCGGGAGTCGGGAGTCCAGGTATGTGCACAGCACATGCGTGAGGATCTAATGGACAAGAAAACACAACATGTGTTTGAGATTTAACCATGTTGATCTCTCACTATCGTCATAGTGACAGGAGTAGGTCAGACTATACTTTTTTTGGTCGAGACTAGAGAGGTGACAGATGAGACTCACAGCACAGTCTGAAGGGAGGTCTGTGTCCCACTTCCTGGCTTTGAGATCCCCGCCCCTGTTCCAGCGGAAAGAACTCATGCAGCCACTATGCGCCAACTCTGACGAGGGGAAATAAACACATTGTCAATAATGATATGTCAATCTCTGCTTTCATCAAGTCTTATGACCTTGGTCCATCAGTTGTGGACACCTATAGTATATGACAGGATTATAGCACAGTGAATAAGCAAGGATACAAAACATAACCTCGCATAGGCCTACCTTTGATCCTCTCCACTAGATACTCTTGATTAGGTGTGATGTCAAGGTACTGCACAATAGAAGTCATGGTAGGGATGACCGAGGCCTTCAAAACAGCAGCCTGTTTTAGGCTGGCTATACTGGCTTCTGTTGAATAGGGCGACAGACATGGTAAGTATAACTGGGTTGGCGTAAACTAAATTTTCCATTTTGCCTCATTGCAAAATAAATACCTCCAATCTGGAGCTCAGAGCAACCCATTCTCCTTAGCTGGCCATTCACTGAGTCCATCTCCTTCACCAGTGGCACTAGAATGGTGTCATTTATCCACTGAAAGAAGGAGAAACTACACACTTATCAACCACTTTCTCAGACAAAATAACAGATTTTACCGGAGCTTCAGTGTTATATCTCCTTACATTTCTGAGCTTGGCCGTCCAGCCGTCTATGCTGTCCACCACGAGACGACTTGTTGTGATTCTGGCCCAAACCTGCAGATCAAAAAGAACAGTTACAGGAGAATGTGTATTCCTGCTAGGAAAACCAATTTCCCTCTGGTATAATAAAGAATAGTTATTTTATTGATTGATCCTGCTGACCTCCTCGGCAGCCTGTTTGGAGCCCAGGTCAGTCTCGTCCTTGCTGGCTGAGGGGGCCTGGGAGCGGCAGGCCGGCTGGTACTGGAACTTCCTCAGGCTCTGGGCGTAATCCCCCACCGAGCGGCTATAGTTCCAGAACGTGGGGCTGTGGGAGGGCGACACCGACTCTGGGCTCCCTGAGAAACAGTCAAAGGATGCATACAGGATATTACAATAATGCTCTTCACAGTTGAGACACAAAAGCTCAGTTGTAGTTCAttattatcctttatttaaccaagaaaGTCACAGTGGGATTGACATCTCTTTATCAAGTGAGCCATGGTCTGTTTTTTTATCCAGACCAGTTTCACTAGTAGTAACTCATTGTGAAAATGGTAATAAGGCCAGGCCTAAGCTACACTGTCACACTCATACCTAACTGACTGCGGTGGCTCTTCTCCTCCTCGGTGCGGAGGAACCTGTCCAGGGTCTTC
This is a stretch of genomic DNA from Salvelinus alpinus chromosome 11, SLU_Salpinus.1, whole genome shotgun sequence. It encodes these proteins:
- the LOC139534184 gene encoding transmembrane protein 209-like isoform X2 — protein: MSTLIDRTMRMRREEQARQVVLAWAVLNVSLAGMIYTEMSGKLLSLYFNISYWPIWYIELAFASVFSLNALFDFWKYFKYTMAPSTIAVTPEQHRLLGLRNSGIQASPLLKQEKQEAQAPAQSSPLQGQSVLSFSPSRPASTSPKFSPSCVPGYSPLLSSPSTPGSGGHFSPSLAFGKLNYSPPPSYPSSIGPVDGTSLRARYRTSPSMFNSPGGKEDYMESLKTLDRFLRTEEEKSHRSQLGSPESVSPSHSPTFWNYSRSVGDYAQSLRKFQYQPACRSQAPSASKDETDLGSKQAAEEVWARITTSRLVVDSIDGWTAKLRNWINDTILVPLVKEMDSVNGQLRRMGCSELQIGEASIASLKQAAVLKASVIPTMTSIVQYLDITPNQEYLVERIKELAHSGCMSSFRWNRGGDLKARKWDTDLPSDCAILTHVLCTYLDSRLPPHPKYPDGKTFTSQHFTQTPDKPDVTNENLFCIHQSSTNPPHYQLIYQGHVYSLPKGRNNLFHTVLMFLFVIKTKESGMLGRVNLGLSGVNILWIFGD
- the LOC139534184 gene encoding transmembrane protein 209-like isoform X1 is translated as MSTLIDRTMRMRREEQARQVVLAWAVLNVSLAGMIYTEMSGKLLSLYFNISYWPIWYIELAFASVFSLNALFDFWKYFKYTMAPSTIAVTPEQHRLLGLRNSGIQASPLLKQEKQEAQAPAQSSPLQGQSVLSFSPSRPASTSPKFSPSCVPGYSPLLSSPSTPGSGGHFSPSLAFGKLNYSPPPSYPSSIGPVDGTSLRARYRTSPSMFNSPGGKEDYMESLKTLDRFLRTEEEKSHRSQLGSPESVSPSHSPTFWNYSRSVGDYAQSLRKFQYQPACRSQAPSASKDETDLGSKQAAEEVWARITTSRLVVDSIDGWTAKLRNWINDTILVPLVKEMDSVNGQLRRMGCSELQIGEASIASLKQAAVLKASVIPTMTSIVQYLDITPNQEYLVERIKELAHSGCMSSFRWNRGGDLKARKWDTDLPSDCAILTHVLCTYLDSRLPPHPKYPDGKTFTSQHFTQTPDKPVDVTNENLFCIHQSSTNPPHYQLIYQGHVYSLPKGRNNLFHTVLMFLFVIKTKESGMLGRVNLGLSGVNILWIFGD